A genomic window from Silene latifolia isolate original U9 population chromosome Y, ASM4854445v1, whole genome shotgun sequence includes:
- the LOC141630386 gene encoding uncharacterized protein LOC141630386 — MEHLFRDCYVARRIWACTELGIRVGEGESLGLGKWIINWVNYLGKLHDADIRIVLFMATIWVISLKLSPQKSEILATLELDDERMQWIRESKSIHLVMSPNACDRLRLMVDAGRKSREIAGIGWVVLSPVGNILFETGKFIRAESPLQAEALGLREVLSWAVKHNILHLEVFSDCLPIVTAIADIVKPHHLVKALLNDILSLCSSFHCLSFSYVPRVFNKIAHGLACKAMNS, encoded by the exons ATGGAGCACCTTTTCCGGGACTGTTATGTGGCTAGGAGAATTTGGGCATGTACTGAGCTAGGGATAAGGGTGGGTGAAGGAGAAAGCCTGGGTTTGGGTAAATGGATCATTAATTGGGTTAACTATTTGGGAAAACTTCATGATGCGGATATAAGAATTGTGCTCTTCATGGCAACAATCTGG GTTATTTCTTTGAAACTGTCTCCCCAAAAGAGTGAAATCCTGGCAACTCTTGAGTTGGATGACGAACGCATGCAATGGATCCGGGAAAGTAAGTCGATTCATCTGGTAATGTCTCCCAATGCTTGTGACCGTCTTCGGTTGATGGTTGATGCGGGGAGGAAATCGAGGGAAATTGCGGGGATAGGGTGGGTTGTGCTCTCGCCGGTTGGAAACATTCTCTTTGAGACAGGAAAATTCATAAGGGCAGAATCTCCTCTTCAGGCGGAAGCACTGGGACTGCGGGAGGTCCTCTCGTGGGCAGTCAAACACAATATCTTGCACTTGGAAGTTTTTTCGGATTGTCTTCCCATTGTTACGGCCATTGCGGATATCGTCAAGCCTCATCATTTGGTTAAGGCACTCCTCAATGATATCCTTTcactttgttcatcgtttcattGTTTATCGTTTAGTTATGTTCCTAGGGTGTTTAATAAGATTGCTCATGGCCTTGCGTGTAAGGCCATGAATAGTTAG